DNA from Gammaproteobacteria bacterium:
CGCGGCGGACTGCACGATCACCTTGCCGGCCATGCCCACACCGCCCGGCCCCCCGTGGATGGAGCAGAAGTAGGGGAACTCCCCGGCCTGGGTGAAGGTGTGGCGGAAGGTGGTCCAGTCGGAGCCGGCCGGCTGCTCGAAGCTGCC
Protein-coding regions in this window:
- a CDS encoding endonuclease, whose product is GSFEQPAGSDWTTFRHTFTQAGEFPYFCSIHGGPGGVGMAGKVIVQSAATATPTVTPTVTPTATVTPSVTPTPTGTSASHEVFLPAVEK